One stretch of Roseimicrobium sp. ORNL1 DNA includes these proteins:
- a CDS encoding J domain-containing protein, translated as MEDCWEILGLDRDTATEKDVKAAYASLLRVHRPDHDPDGFRKVRAAYEEAMRWLLNNQSGDIAAGPEALLDASPGWGGWPGFLSPAPDARALLASAMASQKLEELEAAFERIQKKTPGWWSTVRMAMLLRDNLEPTASAWVVERFRAQDVLEWMEAGRLERCRLVLAAWEHAGDSQHAETLIDLMVQKPAAMASEDAVTLGYELASWYAFWSEQKTHAMADVLFLMLPPRLREDMMDALDEKVDFGRLFLAMKEDARRVWWMHLRLPYRHWDWGSASSQQALSEMAEGIDDYIDTFVEWEDRIPPHAWDALWGAIEASRARMSRGMFDEDSFWFRSHTHTWIGVALLVIVVGALMVGIELLMRYLRE; from the coding sequence ATGGAGGACTGCTGGGAGATCCTCGGGCTCGATCGGGACACGGCCACGGAAAAGGACGTCAAGGCCGCGTACGCCTCCTTGCTCAGGGTCCATCGTCCTGATCATGATCCGGACGGATTTCGGAAGGTGCGCGCAGCGTATGAGGAGGCCATGCGCTGGCTTTTGAATAATCAATCAGGAGACATCGCCGCTGGTCCCGAGGCGCTGCTGGATGCATCACCTGGTTGGGGTGGCTGGCCTGGATTCTTGTCGCCTGCACCGGATGCCCGCGCGCTCCTTGCGTCTGCCATGGCATCGCAAAAATTGGAGGAGCTGGAGGCGGCGTTCGAGAGGATTCAAAAGAAGACCCCGGGTTGGTGGTCCACCGTACGAATGGCTATGCTTCTCCGCGACAATCTGGAACCCACGGCTTCGGCATGGGTGGTGGAGCGGTTCAGAGCACAGGACGTCCTGGAATGGATGGAGGCGGGGCGTTTGGAGCGCTGCCGCCTCGTGCTGGCTGCATGGGAGCACGCAGGTGACTCGCAGCATGCGGAGACTCTCATTGACTTGATGGTGCAGAAGCCTGCAGCCATGGCCTCGGAAGATGCCGTCACTCTGGGATATGAGCTCGCCAGTTGGTATGCCTTCTGGTCTGAGCAGAAGACGCACGCGATGGCAGACGTCCTTTTTCTCATGCTGCCGCCGCGACTCCGGGAGGACATGATGGATGCCCTGGATGAAAAGGTGGACTTCGGCCGCCTCTTCCTGGCCATGAAGGAGGACGCCCGGCGTGTGTGGTGGATGCATCTTCGTCTTCCCTACCGGCACTGGGATTGGGGTTCCGCATCGTCCCAGCAAGCCCTGTCAGAGATGGCGGAAGGCATCGATGACTACATCGACACTTTTGTGGAGTGGGAGGATCGGATTCCGCCGCATGCCTGGGATGCCTTGTGGGGGGCCATTGAAGCCTCTCGTGCTCGCATGAGCAGGGGCATGTTTGATGAGGATTCTTTCTGGTTTCGGAGCCATACGCACACTTGGATCGGCGTGGCTCTTTTGGTGATCGTGGTGGGCGCGCTGATGGTCGGTATCGAACTGCTTATGCGTTACCTAAGAGAGTAA
- a CDS encoding Hsp70 family protein: protein MIGIDLGTTNSLVAVMKDGVPVTLANEAGEDLTPSAVAVAEDGALLVGRAAKDRLIVAPESGRTFFKRDMGTAASYRFGGRRWTPVECSAVVLKEMKRIAELRLGKPVESAVITVPAYFHDQQRQATVEAAKIAGLKVDRLVNEPTAAALAHGFRATSDLSTLMVFDLGGGTFDVTVLECFEGVVEVKSSAGESRLGGEDYTDAFAAWIQNEFHWKPKEEEKLRWREQVEMLKRKLTKEEHATFPLGDKEAPISRDDFRTATVELTARLRPVVRRALRDANLTPQHLDAVLLVGGASRMPLVIDQLREDLKLPPNTSLDPDRVVALGAAVQQALCVGDSAVRDLVLTDVCPHSLGVEVTKPLLPGHMEPGYFSPILDRNTTVPVSRSEVYHTLHPDQDEVLLKIYQGESRLTKDNQLIGQVRFHGMKSRPGQERGGEFEVRFSYDMNGILEVEVSIPATGRKLNEVFEQRPGTLSKEQIAEAIRLLQPLKVHPREAPPNRARLERANRLYVELSGGMRDQLSMLLDRFEAALHTQDAAKIHEAGEDLDSFMRPFFREEE, encoded by the coding sequence ATGATTGGCATCGACCTTGGCACCACGAACAGCCTTGTAGCTGTGATGAAGGATGGCGTTCCCGTGACTCTGGCAAATGAGGCGGGGGAGGACCTGACGCCTTCCGCAGTGGCTGTGGCTGAGGATGGTGCGCTGCTCGTGGGCCGTGCGGCGAAGGACCGTCTCATCGTGGCGCCGGAGTCGGGGCGCACCTTTTTCAAGCGGGATATGGGCACGGCGGCGAGCTATCGCTTCGGCGGGCGCCGTTGGACGCCGGTGGAGTGCAGTGCGGTGGTGCTGAAGGAGATGAAGCGCATCGCCGAGCTGCGCCTGGGCAAGCCGGTGGAGAGCGCGGTCATCACGGTACCGGCGTATTTCCACGACCAGCAGCGTCAGGCCACGGTGGAGGCGGCGAAGATTGCCGGACTGAAGGTGGACCGCCTGGTGAATGAACCCACGGCGGCGGCGCTGGCCCATGGCTTCCGCGCGACCTCGGACCTGAGCACGCTGATGGTCTTCGACCTCGGCGGCGGCACGTTCGACGTGACGGTACTGGAGTGCTTCGAGGGCGTGGTGGAGGTGAAGTCCTCCGCGGGTGAGAGCCGCCTCGGCGGGGAGGACTACACGGATGCCTTCGCCGCCTGGATCCAGAATGAATTCCACTGGAAGCCGAAGGAGGAGGAGAAACTCCGCTGGCGCGAGCAGGTGGAGATGCTGAAGCGCAAGCTCACGAAGGAGGAGCATGCGACCTTTCCGCTCGGTGACAAGGAAGCACCGATCTCGCGTGATGATTTCCGCACCGCTACGGTGGAGCTCACGGCGCGTCTGCGGCCCGTGGTGCGTCGTGCCCTGCGCGATGCGAATCTCACGCCGCAGCATCTCGATGCCGTGCTGCTGGTGGGTGGCGCGAGCCGCATGCCGCTGGTGATTGATCAGTTGCGCGAGGATCTGAAGCTGCCGCCGAATACCTCGCTGGATCCAGATCGTGTGGTCGCGCTCGGCGCCGCGGTGCAGCAGGCGCTGTGCGTGGGGGATTCCGCCGTGCGCGATCTCGTGCTCACGGATGTGTGCCCACATAGCCTGGGTGTGGAAGTGACGAAGCCACTGCTGCCCGGGCATATGGAGCCGGGGTATTTCTCACCCATCCTGGATCGCAATACCACGGTACCGGTGAGTCGCAGTGAGGTGTATCACACCTTGCACCCGGATCAGGACGAAGTGCTGCTGAAAATCTACCAGGGCGAGAGCCGACTCACGAAGGACAATCAGCTCATCGGCCAGGTGCGTTTCCACGGCATGAAGAGCCGGCCCGGGCAGGAGCGCGGGGGGGAGTTCGAGGTGCGCTTCAGCTATGACATGAATGGCATCCTGGAGGTGGAGGTCTCGATCCCGGCCACGGGTCGCAAACTCAACGAAGTCTTCGAGCAGCGCCCCGGTACCCTTAGCAAGGAGCAGATCGCGGAGGCCATCCGCCTGCTGCAACCCCTGAAGGTGCATCCGCGTGAAGCCCCGCCGAATCGTGCCCGCCTCGAGCGCGCGAACCGTCTCTATGTGGAACTGAGCGGTGGCATGCGGGATCAACTCAGCATGTTGCTGGATCGCTTCGAAGCTGCGCTGCACACGCAGGACGCAGCGAAGATCCACGAAGCCGGCGAGGACCTGGATTCCTTCATGCGACCGTTCTTCCGCGAGGAGGAGTGA
- a CDS encoding YceI family protein — translation MSTTITPADLRDLQTHHPDLLLLDVRLPEDFAEGHLPDAVNQCVFEMVFFPELEKRQLAKDRPIAVYGAGESSLESQVAAEKLERAGFTRVHDLRGGVTAWTAQGLSLENVLPPASPPAIKNGTHALDLTESRVVWVGRNLINKHWGQVGIRSGEVLFENGNVVRGEVVLDMHRITSSDLAGSDLHDVLIHHLESDDFFDVERFPEARFTIERTEVCADCPGSRNLRLHGALNLRGITHPLTVEAAAGLTPEGKAALQTTFTLDRTQWGILYGSGKFFQRLAGHLVNDDLELQVRILTKEAIQG, via the coding sequence ATGAGCACCACCATCACCCCAGCCGACCTGCGCGATCTTCAGACGCACCATCCCGACCTCCTCCTGCTCGATGTGCGCCTGCCGGAAGACTTTGCTGAAGGCCATCTTCCCGACGCGGTGAACCAGTGTGTGTTCGAAATGGTGTTTTTCCCCGAGTTGGAAAAGCGCCAACTCGCCAAGGACCGACCCATCGCCGTGTACGGAGCCGGGGAGAGCAGTCTTGAGTCCCAGGTCGCCGCGGAAAAACTCGAGCGGGCCGGATTCACCCGTGTGCATGACCTGCGCGGCGGTGTCACCGCGTGGACCGCTCAGGGGTTGAGCCTAGAAAATGTCCTGCCGCCCGCCTCACCTCCCGCCATCAAGAACGGCACGCACGCACTCGACCTCACCGAGAGCCGCGTCGTATGGGTGGGGCGCAACCTTATCAACAAGCACTGGGGTCAGGTGGGCATTCGCAGTGGCGAAGTCTTGTTTGAAAATGGAAATGTCGTCCGCGGTGAAGTCGTGCTGGACATGCATCGCATCACCAGCAGCGATCTCGCCGGCAGCGACCTCCACGATGTGCTCATCCATCACCTGGAGAGCGATGACTTCTTCGACGTCGAGCGTTTCCCCGAAGCGCGCTTCACCATCGAGCGCACCGAAGTCTGCGCCGACTGCCCCGGCAGCCGCAACCTCCGACTCCACGGCGCCCTCAACCTGCGCGGCATCACCCACCCGCTCACCGTGGAAGCCGCCGCCGGTCTCACCCCCGAAGGCAAAGCCGCCCTGCAAACCACCTTCACCCTCGACCGCACCCAGTGGGGCATCCTCTACGGCTCCGGAAAATTTTTCCAACGCCTCGCCGGTCACCTCGTGAATGACGACCTCGAACTCCAGGTGCGTATCCTGACAAAAGAGGCAATACAAGGTTAG
- a CDS encoding DEAD/DEAH box helicase family protein: protein MDKKALTEADIRTKFITPALVGADGGKWDVMTQIREETYFTKGRVIVRGKTVRRGEAKKADYILSYKPNMPIAVIEAKDNNHSVGDGMQQALEYAEILDVPFAYSSNGDAFLEHDRTVTSGIVTREIPLNEFPTPEELWERYSTSKGYTETQETVATQSYYDDGSRRTPHYYQIIAINRTVDAIARGQDRILLVMATGTGKTYTAFQIIWRLWKSGAKKRILFLVDRNILADQTKTNDFKPFGQAMTKITNRTVDKAFEIYLCLYQAVTGTEEEQNVYKQFSPDFFDLVIVDECHRGSAADDAAWRKVLEYFSSATQIGLTATPKETEDVSNINYFGEPLYTYSLRQGISDGFLAPYKVVRIGIDKDLDGWRPELGQLDKHGNLIEDREYNDRDFDRNLILEKRTDLVAAKVTEFLRATDRYAKTIVFCENIDHAERMRQALVNANPDLAAANSKYIMRITGDNDEGKAQLDNFIDPESIFPVIATTSRLMTTGVDAQTCQLIVLDRRIGSMTEFKQIIGRGTRINEDYNKLYFTIMDFKRATALFADPDFDGDPVQIYEPEEGLPPVPPDEPPEGFDDDEDEDVIVDPPGGLPPPGPGTTRYYVNDVAVSVAIERVQYLNEDGRLITESLRDYSRKTVRETYTSLQEFLTVWNDAEKKHAIYEELATKGVFLDELADHVGRDYDAFDLICHVAFDQPPLTRKERAEKVKKRNVFGKYGEKARAVLDALLQKYADSGIRSVESLDILKVDPLPAFGTPVEIIKLFGGKPDYLAAIRELESVLYDKAA, encoded by the coding sequence ATGGATAAGAAAGCCCTCACAGAAGCGGACATCCGTACCAAGTTCATCACCCCTGCTCTAGTTGGAGCAGATGGTGGGAAATGGGATGTGATGACGCAAATTCGAGAGGAGACCTATTTCACGAAGGGGCGTGTCATCGTGCGCGGCAAGACCGTAAGGCGTGGCGAAGCGAAAAAGGCTGACTACATCCTCTCGTACAAGCCAAACATGCCCATCGCGGTCATTGAGGCGAAAGATAACAACCACTCGGTGGGAGATGGAATGCAACAGGCACTCGAGTACGCGGAGATTCTCGACGTTCCCTTTGCTTATAGTTCGAATGGGGACGCCTTCTTGGAGCACGACCGGACCGTTACAAGTGGGATTGTAACCCGCGAAATCCCTCTCAACGAGTTTCCAACACCTGAAGAACTCTGGGAACGCTACAGCACTTCCAAGGGGTACACCGAAACTCAGGAAACCGTCGCCACGCAGAGTTACTACGACGACGGTTCCAGAAGAACGCCTCATTACTACCAGATCATCGCCATCAATCGCACGGTCGATGCCATTGCGCGGGGGCAAGACCGCATTTTGCTGGTAATGGCCACGGGTACCGGAAAGACTTACACGGCGTTCCAGATCATCTGGCGCCTATGGAAGTCGGGGGCGAAGAAGCGCATCCTGTTTCTTGTCGATCGCAACATCCTTGCCGACCAAACCAAGACCAATGACTTCAAGCCATTTGGCCAGGCGATGACAAAGATCACCAATCGCACGGTCGACAAAGCCTTTGAAATCTATCTCTGTCTCTACCAGGCAGTGACAGGCACCGAGGAGGAGCAAAACGTCTACAAGCAGTTCTCGCCTGATTTCTTCGACCTCGTCATTGTGGACGAGTGTCACCGTGGCAGTGCGGCTGATGACGCTGCCTGGAGGAAGGTGCTGGAGTACTTTTCGTCCGCCACCCAGATAGGGCTCACGGCGACACCCAAGGAAACGGAAGACGTTTCCAACATCAACTACTTTGGGGAACCCCTATATACCTACTCTCTGCGACAGGGAATCTCAGACGGCTTCCTCGCGCCTTACAAAGTAGTTCGTATCGGCATCGACAAGGACCTCGACGGCTGGCGCCCGGAACTGGGCCAGTTGGACAAACACGGGAATCTCATCGAAGACCGCGAGTACAATGATCGGGACTTCGACCGCAACCTTATCTTGGAGAAGCGAACGGACCTTGTGGCCGCGAAGGTCACGGAGTTCCTCAGGGCAACGGATCGCTATGCGAAGACCATTGTCTTCTGTGAGAACATTGACCATGCCGAGCGCATGAGGCAGGCACTGGTGAATGCCAATCCTGATCTCGCCGCCGCGAACAGCAAGTACATCATGCGCATCACGGGCGACAACGACGAGGGCAAGGCTCAGCTCGACAACTTCATCGATCCAGAGTCTATCTTTCCTGTCATTGCCACCACATCCCGGCTCATGACGACGGGCGTGGATGCCCAGACCTGCCAGCTCATCGTGCTCGACCGGCGCATCGGCTCTATGACCGAGTTCAAGCAGATTATTGGGCGCGGCACCCGAATCAACGAGGACTACAACAAGCTCTACTTCACCATCATGGACTTCAAGCGGGCCACCGCACTCTTTGCGGACCCGGACTTCGACGGCGATCCTGTGCAGATTTATGAACCCGAGGAGGGGCTGCCGCCTGTTCCACCGGATGAGCCACCAGAAGGTTTCGATGACGATGAAGACGAGGATGTCATCGTGGACCCACCCGGAGGGCTGCCGCCTCCAGGCCCCGGCACCACCAGATACTATGTCAACGACGTCGCTGTCTCCGTCGCCATCGAGCGCGTGCAGTACCTCAATGAAGATGGGAGGCTCATCACGGAGTCACTCCGGGATTATTCACGCAAAACAGTCCGCGAAACCTACACGTCTCTTCAGGAATTCCTCACGGTGTGGAATGATGCTGAAAAGAAGCATGCCATCTACGAGGAGCTTGCCACCAAGGGCGTCTTCCTCGACGAACTCGCAGACCACGTGGGCCGTGACTACGATGCCTTTGACCTCATCTGCCACGTTGCCTTCGACCAGCCTCCCCTCACCCGGAAGGAACGCGCCGAGAAGGTGAAGAAGCGGAACGTATTCGGCAAGTACGGGGAAAAGGCGCGTGCCGTGCTGGACGCCCTCCTGCAGAAGTATGCTGACAGTGGCATCCGCAGTGTGGAGTCGCTCGACATCCTCAAGGTGGACCCTCTCCCCGCTTTTGGAACACCCGTGGAAATCATCAAGCTGTTCGGCGGCAAGCCAGACTACCTTGCCGCCATTCGTGAGCTGGAGTCCGTGCTCTATGACAAGGCCGCCTGA
- a CDS encoding DUF3800 domain-containing protein, with translation MSATPPFSDYLVFVDESGDHNLVQIDPQFPVFVLLFAVLPKDEYVDRVCPDLQRFKFEFWGHDEVVLHEHEIRKPVGDFLFLMQRPLRERFQAGLTAQMRALPATIIAVVIDKPAFAAKHHIPVSPYDYAMETGLARVFRHLEDIGQTAGTTAIIVEKRGRREDAELELAFRRVCNGENALHKPLPFQLVMVPKASNSPGLQITDLMARPVALHHLRPDQPNRAFEIIATKLRRSPEGKVEGWGLNLLP, from the coding sequence ATGTCCGCCACACCTCCCTTCAGCGACTATCTGGTCTTCGTGGATGAAAGCGGCGACCACAATCTCGTCCAGATTGATCCGCAGTTTCCTGTCTTTGTGTTGTTGTTTGCGGTCCTGCCCAAGGACGAATACGTGGATCGTGTTTGCCCGGACCTTCAACGGTTCAAGTTTGAGTTCTGGGGCCACGACGAGGTGGTTCTCCACGAGCATGAAATCCGGAAGCCGGTCGGGGACTTTCTTTTCTTGATGCAGAGACCTCTGCGCGAGCGCTTTCAGGCCGGACTCACGGCCCAGATGAGAGCCCTGCCCGCCACCATCATCGCGGTGGTGATCGACAAGCCCGCCTTCGCTGCGAAGCACCACATACCTGTGAGCCCGTACGATTACGCCATGGAGACCGGGCTTGCTCGGGTATTCCGCCATCTGGAAGACATCGGGCAGACTGCCGGCACCACGGCGATCATCGTGGAGAAGCGTGGGAGGAGGGAGGATGCCGAGCTCGAGCTGGCCTTCCGCCGCGTCTGTAACGGCGAGAACGCGCTCCACAAGCCGTTGCCATTTCAGCTTGTCATGGTGCCCAAGGCATCCAACTCTCCCGGCCTCCAAATCACCGATCTCATGGCCCGCCCCGTAGCCCTTCATCATCTGCGACCTGACCAGCCCAACCGCGCTTTTGAAATCATCGCGACCAAGCTCCGGCGCAGTCCCGAAGGAAAAGTGGAGGGATGGGGGCTGAATCTGCTCCCCTAA
- a CDS encoding restriction endonuclease subunit S: MTLETFFEKFELFADGPGAVAKMRELILDSAAQGLLTARQERDGVASSIVDGIAEEREQLTTKKLIRKQAALADLALEDLPFAAPKTWSWVRLGNCVPSYTDDFIDGPFGSNLKAEEYTESGVPIVRLKNIGRNEFKLKDIKFVSHEKAEQLRRHSFQPGDLLLNKLGEPVGKCCIAPKELGQGIIVADVVRLRLPESKFDTRYVSLVINAPIIGRQFLEEITGITRDRVNLAKVRNLPIPLPPLAEQKRIVAKVNELMALCDRLEAQQQERETWHVALARASLARFTEAPTPANLSFLFHQSYAISPANLRKSILTLAVQGKLVPQDPNDEPAEIFLDRIANSLDVSRSESDETNATTPFELPPCWAWSRFRELGEFGRGKSKHRPRNDPALFSRGNHPLVQTGDVARANGTIESYTGLYNDVGLAQSKKWPAGTLCITIAANIADSGILGFDACFPDSVVGFIPAEPLPSVRYFEYFMRTAKERLEEFAPSTAQKNINLGILEQVWIPIPPLAEQRRIVAKVDELMALVDALETQLATARETASKLLEALVAELTTTKPQTTSKPSNVIELHATPEFQRAVLAAEIVGRMHHHKTFGQTKLQKVIYLAEYIAELREIDSRPRRFARGPHDPELIAQVEEKMKCCNWFEEKFADGRHSYQPLGNPGGHRESFSKLWQDKAGIIHALMDEMMEWKTERCERFATVYAAWNDLIIWGQPVTEDAIFREVLERWHPDKLKTTQEQWEETLLWMRERGYVPKGFGRATAEAPSSELSLD; this comes from the coding sequence ATGACGCTCGAAACCTTCTTCGAAAAGTTCGAGCTCTTTGCCGACGGACCCGGCGCTGTTGCGAAGATGCGTGAGTTGATTCTCGATTCCGCTGCGCAAGGCCTGCTGACCGCACGCCAAGAACGAGATGGAGTAGCCTCTAGTATTGTTGACGGAATAGCAGAAGAACGAGAGCAACTCACAACAAAAAAACTAATTCGAAAGCAGGCAGCATTGGCAGACCTCGCGTTAGAGGATCTGCCTTTTGCAGCCCCAAAAACATGGTCGTGGGTCCGGCTTGGAAACTGCGTCCCCTCCTACACTGATGACTTCATTGACGGACCGTTTGGTTCGAACCTCAAAGCCGAGGAATATACGGAGTCCGGCGTGCCGATTGTTAGGTTAAAGAACATCGGTCGAAATGAGTTTAAATTAAAGGATATTAAGTTCGTTTCGCACGAGAAGGCAGAACAACTGAGGCGTCACAGTTTTCAACCAGGCGACCTGCTCTTGAACAAGCTTGGGGAACCTGTCGGGAAGTGCTGCATTGCTCCAAAAGAATTGGGGCAGGGAATTATTGTGGCAGACGTGGTTCGCCTTCGACTTCCCGAGTCCAAATTCGACACCCGATATGTTTCACTCGTCATAAACGCTCCTATCATTGGGAGACAGTTCCTTGAAGAGATCACTGGCATAACGCGTGATCGCGTAAATCTCGCGAAGGTTCGAAATCTACCCATCCCCCTTCCGCCTCTCGCCGAGCAGAAGCGGATTGTAGCGAAGGTGAATGAGTTGATGGCGTTGTGTGACCGGCTGGAGGCGCAGCAGCAGGAACGGGAGACGTGGCACGTCGCGCTGGCCCGGGCCTCGCTGGCTCGCTTCACCGAAGCACCCACACCGGCCAACCTCAGTTTCCTCTTCCACCAGTCCTACGCCATCTCCCCTGCCAACCTTCGCAAATCCATCCTCACCCTCGCCGTCCAGGGGAAACTTGTGCCTCAAGATCCGAATGACGAGCCTGCGGAAATCTTCTTGGATCGTATCGCGAACTCACTCGATGTTTCTCGGAGCGAGTCCGATGAAACCAATGCCACCACGCCATTCGAGCTGCCCCCATGCTGGGCATGGTCGCGTTTTCGAGAGCTTGGGGAATTCGGTCGAGGGAAATCGAAGCATCGTCCGCGGAATGACCCAGCGCTTTTTTCAAGAGGCAACCACCCGCTCGTTCAGACTGGTGATGTTGCTAGAGCAAACGGCACAATCGAATCCTATACTGGGCTCTACAACGACGTTGGTTTGGCACAGAGCAAGAAATGGCCAGCAGGAACACTGTGCATTACAATCGCGGCAAATATTGCCGACTCTGGAATTCTCGGATTCGACGCATGTTTCCCGGATAGCGTCGTTGGATTCATCCCAGCGGAGCCCCTTCCATCAGTCCGGTACTTCGAGTATTTCATGCGAACGGCTAAGGAACGACTCGAGGAGTTCGCTCCATCAACGGCGCAAAAGAACATCAACCTTGGAATTCTGGAACAGGTTTGGATTCCCATCCCACCCCTCGCCGAACAACGCCGAATCGTGGCAAAGGTGGACGAATTGATGGCCTTGGTAGACGCGCTGGAAACCCAGCTCGCCACCGCTCGTGAAACCGCCTCAAAACTGCTCGAAGCCCTGGTCGCGGAGTTAACAACGACGAAACCGCAGACGACATCAAAGCCCTCCAACGTAATCGAACTTCATGCAACGCCCGAATTTCAGCGGGCCGTGCTTGCCGCGGAGATTGTGGGTCGCATGCACCATCACAAGACGTTCGGACAAACCAAACTGCAGAAGGTCATCTATCTTGCAGAGTACATTGCGGAGTTGCGCGAAATCGACAGCCGTCCCCGACGCTTTGCCAGAGGTCCGCACGATCCGGAGCTGATTGCGCAGGTCGAAGAGAAGATGAAGTGCTGTAACTGGTTTGAGGAGAAGTTTGCGGATGGCAGGCACTCTTACCAGCCTCTCGGCAACCCAGGGGGGCACCGGGAATCTTTTTCCAAGCTGTGGCAGGACAAGGCCGGGATCATTCACGCCTTGATGGATGAAATGATGGAGTGGAAGACTGAGCGGTGTGAGCGCTTTGCTACTGTCTATGCCGCGTGGAATGATCTCATCATCTGGGGGCAACCCGTCACGGAGGATGCCATTTTCCGGGAGGTCCTGGAACGCTGGCATCCTGACAAGCTGAAGACCACGCAAGAGCAGTGGGAGGAGACTCTCTTGTGGATGCGTGAGCGCGGATATGTTCCGAAGGGATTTGGGAGGGCGACTGCGGAGGCTCCTTCAAGTGAGCTGTCGTTGGATTGA